In Puntigrus tetrazona isolate hp1 chromosome 23, ASM1883169v1, whole genome shotgun sequence, the DNA window CTCTACAAACAACACATTCTTATAAAAGGACAGTTTCTGCAAGATTGCGGCATCAAAGCCTCGGGGtgcaacagttaaaaaaaactcaagatCACCTTTTCCTTCTTTTATTTACTAGGCCGGTCacattaaaggtgctgtatttTGACTCTACAAAggcataaaaatactatattacgtcggtatatatttaagaaacaagttaaaggaattttaaagtaatatggtttaaaacacATGATTTCAGCACAAtcaaaataagcattttcaaaatgatctcTGGggcattttgagctgaaacttcacagatACATTCTGAAGACACCAGAGACTTATTATGCCCATTTtcgtaatatgtaatattatacgTCTCCATTATGGGGCTTGACTTTAATTGCCAATTACCTTCAGTTTATGGCACAATCACAACCCACCGTTTCCCAGTAACACGCGGTACAGAGGGAAGGACGTTCTCGTTCTAGGGAGATCTGACCCCTGTAAAGCACGATTGAATGCGTACGTTTGAAGGCCTCGACGCCGACCGACGTGGATTAAAGGTCACAAAGCTTCCCTCCTACAGCCCGAGAAGCAGAAGGTCGCTAGTTCAATCCCCAGATGGAGCGAGCCACGAGCTATCACATGACTAAAGCACTTAACCCTGAGTCACTCCAGCAGGAGCGTCCTGGATATCCGTATCGCTTAGCAGATGAAGAAGAAGCTTGATCTACTCCAGCGTCACTCACACACTGACCAAActctaaatgaaagaaaagcaaaCCAACACAATGCTAAAGCAACGCTAAGCTGATACGATATACTGGTCTCTGGTCTTCATATTACCTTCAAAATCTGAGTGACACCagtcataatatatttttttttttttttttttttccaaagtgaATATTATAAAAGGTCCTGTatgaaattcaaacatttttctgaaGTTCAAAAAATTGGCATCTAAAGTTATCACCGTGTTTAATtctggaataaataaattaaaaaaaatacaaacacaatgTAAAATCTGCAGCTGCCTTCAGCCATGAAATATGCAGGTTCAATTCTCTCGCTATgaattttgcatgcatattcCTCAAGATCTGTGTTTACAAGCATGTTCATGAACtgagtaaaacaaacaaacaaacaacaaataaacagcataGATTAAATAGTATTTCTAACCATTCGGTAAACGTTTTTGGGTCAAATTGACCcgcaaatatataattactcCTCCAGTTGAAATGTTAAACTATGgtaaaaaaatgataaacctAATCACATATGAtcaaaaaaagagcagcatgtcTGCTCCTCAACTAAAGTGGCGTTATGTCTGTAGCACAAAAATGATAAGCTGCTCAAAGTTTGATATTTAGAGATGAGCTCAGCTAAAATCAGTTGTATGACCACTAGTTCTAGTGAGGTTTGCCTTAGTTAACACTTCTAAGGAGAaggtccgtgtgtgtgtgtgtgtgtgtgtcaacaaGCGAGACAATATGATGGCTGTGTGACACAGTGAGGACGGAGGAGAGGCTGATCTGGCAGATCTTCAGGCCTGACTCAGAACAGCAGGAACCAGCATGTGTTTTTACTCCCACAGAGAGCCTGCTGGGTAATCAGAGCCAAAACACTGGAGTACAACCACTTCAGCCTTTTGAAGAATCTCGCTCTACtgggttatttatttttacatctcCGTTTCAGCGTTATAGCAGATTTTTATTAAGCGACTGAAGGTCAAGATATTACGGGGACGCAACCGCTGGAGCTACCTAAGGTTAAGTGACTTAAAGGATAAACCTGCGCAATTTTAACCAGCtttgtattattacaatgtCTTTATGTAAACGGGCAAAGTCGTTTGACAGCTCCGAGGTTTTTTTCGTGAAGACTAACTACCAGGTTTTTAAATAACAAGGATAAACTGACGCACAGCCTTCACTTATTATCCAAATCTGCTCCGGGACAACCTTTcctctaaaactaaaatcaggGCAAAAGGCTTCGAGTTCAGCCAAACATCTCGTCTTTACTGTACAGCATCTCGCAGCTGAAGTTCACTCAAATAATGGGTATTATTGTTgaaaccgaaaaaaaaaaaaaaaaagttaaaacttgaataataaaatgtaatataaaatgaaaaaataatttaaatatatatatatatatatatatatatatataaatttattataaaattatttcaataatattcattaaataatataggAATAATAAATTGCtagaaacattataaaaacattaactcataaaattatgaattaaaaaactgTCATTGTTTACCAGAGATACTGAAATCACAGTAAGCCAAATATGACATATTTCTGGACCTTCAGATCTTCAGATGAGACGAAAATACTATCATCTTGCTCCTAAAAGCAGAGAGACTGTCAGGATCTGATAGTATGGTAGGAGTGGTTGATGAACAAAACTCCAGGACGACAAAAACGGCTACCATCTCTATTGAACGCTCCCTTGTACTTCTGGTTAAAGCACTATCGTGCTAATTATGAGTTTTCCCAAGTTAACCCAAAGAGAAAGGCAAGTTTAGCCGGCCTCTGCTCTGTCACAGGCCCAGTGTTTGTGTTCTTGTGTGCAGGTGACCCGTGTTATTCAGGCAGTGATGCTGCAGTCCGTTAGCCCGTCAGCTAACTGGTCCTAAACGTGCTTTTATACTAAAGCCAGACGCCCCGAGCACAGGTTGTGCCCCACCGAGCGGCTGTGTGTTGTTTATTAGCGGCGTCCCGTGATAACAGTCCGCGAGTCGGTCGTCTGAGGCGGACACCGATGAATCAAAACACGACACTCCGCGCGTATCTTACCTGGACAGGTGCTTCAGGATCTGCTTTTTGATGATACCGGCCATCCCGTCAGACTAGCTACCTCTCCAGCATCTTCGGAAATCTttcgctgacacacacactctctctctctctcgcgctcgcacacacactcacacacgcgcacaaacacacactcacacgccgCTCACGACTCGCTGCCGCTGGCTGCCGCCGTCCAGCGCCGCCTAGCGACTGCCAATCAGAATGACCGCTCCGGCCGcgtgtcaaaataaaagacctCAGCATTGCCAAGAGTGATTGCACACTTTTACTTGGCAATAAAGCGCCCACACAGGGCGCAAgtaaaaaacatacaacaaatACAGTGTTATGGGTAATTTACAGAATATAGACTCAACCAGTAGAGGGCATCAGCAAACTTCCAATGACCAACTTCAAACGTGAAAGCTGACGTGCtttaatagaaaacagttaagGTGCAGTCATTagatatgaattatattattgGATTTCAACTACCCAATTAATTTAGCgattatcgtcgatttgattacagagaccgtcatTCTACTTATCGGTCTATTCTCAAGAAGAACAGTGTAGAAAATAACTAAGTAGAACTTTACTTGCATTATGTAAgcactattttaaaatggaaactgTATAgctttgtaaatatatttagattatttattcagattaatTCGTTTGACACAGTTTTTATTAAGTCaaaaggcttttattttgaaatatttgaacacGTTTGAGCGGAAGTAAGCTTGGCCTTCGCGCTTCCTGATTGACGTAAATACTCTCCGATGGATGCTAAGAAATATTCAGATCTCACTGTTATTTTTAGATGGTTGTGTGTTGAGTCAATTTTTTAAGGTGATACAGGAGGTATGCTACGTATGTGTTACTCGCCCGTTGTGTGCGCAACAAGTGTACTTGTACGCTTAGAAATGGAGACGTTAAATCTATTGCTTAATAGATGGGATCTCCATAAAGAGCTAAACAACAAGTGCAATGTCAAAGTATAAAGTCGGAAAGCTGTCATCATATTCTGATCTTTACATTTATATCGGCTTATTACTGTTCTTGTCAGGCTGACATAAATTAGAATTGATTACGATTATTAGCTGTTTTAGTGGAGatgatttaatttgtgtgttGTTGTGCTGTCAGATTGACACTTATTGTGATTTATGATATTTGTAAGGATTAGGCACAAACCGTAAGACATCGTTGGAGAATATTTACTTTGCAAAACAATACAAGCATGTTCACTGTAGAGTTTGAGTTGATTTTAATCGGACTGCGTTCCTCTGCTTTTGCGGCAGGCACCTGAAAACCCCACAATGCCTTATTTTGGCTCGGAGGAGACGGTGAAAGAGCTCAAGCGAGCACTGTCCAATCCAAACGTTCAAGCAGACCGCCTCCGCTACAAAAACTACATCACCAAAGTCATCAGGTCCGTGAAGTCGTcaccttatttttaattaaagagacCGCTTTCATAAGGATTCATTAATAGCTTGAACGAATGGGGACTGGAGTTGTCGagcacaaaaagaacaaaacataaAGAATCACGGGAAACCTGTAAATATCATATCCGCTATTTCCATTCCTGAAGTTATTGAAATTAATGAAACAAGGGTAAATGATGAGTTGCTTGCGTAGTGTGCCGAATATAATTAGTTTGCAAGACACAGATGGTGATGTGAGAGGGATTTAACAGAGTTAAGCCAAATACAGTTTTGGAGATTTTagcaaaaaatacttaaaaaacgTGATATAATTCAGCCATAATATTTCTCACCATGAAAATAGCCAGAGGTTAGACACAAACAGTTgttatttattagcaaaaaataaataaataaatatatatatatatatatatatatatatatatatatatatatatatatatatatatatatatatctcatagtAGTAGtctgtaatgcatatttttcaagCCTTATGAAGCAGCAGCAATAGTAGATTCAATGAGACGCAGAACAACATTTAAGTCATTATCTGTTACAGTGTATATCTTTCCACCACAGTtagaatgtaataataatactactaataagaCAGAACTTGTGAAATGTTGTTTCTTCGCAGGTACATGAcacagggcctggatgtctctGCTTTATTTATGGACATGGTGAAAGCGAGTGCTACGGTGGATATTGTTCAGAAGAAGCTGGTTTATCTGTACATGTGCACCTATGCCAGTGACAAGCCTGACCTGGCTCTGCTGGCCATCAACACGCTCCGCAAGGACTGCGCTGATCCCAATCCCATGGTGCGAGGGTTGGCCCTGAGGAACATGTGCAACTTCAGGTTCgcatgttgtttttgtctccCAAAATATCATAGATGTGCCCTTTTCCTGGCACCTTAGTTATTACTTAACTATACTGTAgcaaacaccatagcaaccacacaaGACACTCACAACAGCagcctagcaacaccctaacaagCAATAATCTAGCAGCCATACAAGACACACTAAAAGTAATCAGCAACAgcctaacaaccacccagaacacggCAACAACATTCAACGTCCAGCAACTACCCAGGATACATTAGTGATCACTTCACAGTAACTTACCCAGAATACTGCAACAACATCATAGCAACAACTTAACAAGcagcgccctagcaaccatccaagGCACCCTAACAACCAGCCAGAACATAGCAAACAATGCGTTAGCAACAAACACTGCAAAAGTCGGCTTTGAACACTATAACAAGTAATACCctaaaaacaccctagcaatcaCTCAGCAACCCTAGTAAGCATTCAGAACATAacaacagcctagcaaccattaAAGACAACATAGACGTCACATAACAACCCCTTAGCAGCCATCCAGAACACCACAACAGTCAGCCTTGCAACATGCTAGCAAgtagcaccctagcaaccccccAGGACACTTTTGCAATCACTTAGCAACACCCTTGCAACCATTCAGAATTTTACAACAACAGCCTAACAGCACCTTAACAAGcgatgccctagcaaccatccaatACTCCATAGCAACCCTTTAACAATGACCTAGTGACATCATTCAGACAATACTTCAACGCACACTGTCTTGCTCTAGTTTACACTCTAACGTGCAAAGCCCTAGCAACTACCAAGGATACCTTAGAACACTGTAACAAACCTTAGCGACCAGCAATCACACAGGACACTGTATTTAGCAACACTAGCCAACACTTAGAACACAACAACAGCCCAGCAACACCCTGAaaagcattaaaggaatagttccaaaaatgaaaattaccccatagccagagtaaattttttaaaaactcagactgtgtttcTCTGAAAGAAGCACAACAGCAGCccagcaacaccttagcaaccatccTAGACACGCTAAGAGTCATTAACAATCAGCCttgcaacaccctagaaacctcCCAGGTGACTTTAGCAGTCACTTAATATACACCCTGAGCACAACGACAACATTCAAACAGTTCCCCAGCAACAAACACTGCAACAGTTGACCTCGCTACGTTCTAAtaagcaacaccctagcaactacccAGGATCATTTACCAATAACCTAGCAACTTCCCAGAGCAACATCTTAACAAGTAACATCCTAGCAAGCATTCACGACACAAAACAACGGCATAGCATCTCCTTAGCGACACAATAGCAATCACCTAGCAACCGTCCAGAACACCACAATAACAGCCAAGGTATGTCCCAGCAACGTTCCACAACAGCGCAGTTTTGCTTCTAGCATCCAAACAAACAACGACATGGCAACCATCCAGAACTATCTTAGCAACGCCTCGGCAATCGATCGAGACACCtcagcaacaccctagcaaccattcagaacacTGTAACGAAATAGCAAGCACTCAAGACATCGTTCAGAACAACACGACCACAACACCCTAGCAGTCGCCTTGCAGCCAAACAGCCCggttatttttcttcttttatctcGTATGCTTGTTTTTCAGGATGCCGGGGATGACAGAGTACATAGAGCAGCCCATTGTTGCTGGTCTGCAGGACAAGGCCAGTTACGTAAGGAGAGTCGCCGTGCTCGGCTGCGCCAAAATGCACAGCCTGCAGCCCAACAACGAGATCGGTAGAGCCAAGCGTTCCCTTTATCTATATTACTACGCCCGAGGAggataatgcaataaatattgcTTGCTTATCGTAACGCATGCATACGTAGCCAGAAGCAGAGAGATTTACGATTTTAGGTACGACTGACATTCCCTTTAAAGGAATCTTTCTGGTTGAGGACTAAAAGCACGTCTTGACTACAAAGAACACGTTTTCAACAGACACATACTTGTAAACAACCTGTTggattgcatttttgtttaaaaaaagcacgCTCAACCGCAGGACAAAGTTAGgaaatgtttgtttacagtGGTATTTCCTATATTTCCTAAATATGCCGGGTTATTTCCTAGCCTTTCTCCAAGGGTCTGcttgatgtttttatgtaacGAATGCAGAACCAAAAACCAaaaccctcaggccatccagaTGAGTCTGTTTCTTCATGGGAATGGATTCGAAGAAATTTAACGTGCGAGTGTCTGCCTGGTGAACACGCGTGAATAAATGAACGCTGTGTGTTTTAGACGGCGCTGTAGTGAACGAGCTGTACGCGCTCCTGAGGGACTCGGACCCCGTGGTTGTAGTGAACTGCCTTCGAGCTTTGGAGGAGATTCTCAAAGATGAGGGTGGTGTGGTTATTAACAAACCCATTGCTCATCATCTTCTCAACAAGTGCGTGCggtttttgcttttgtgttatGTAGCTCGCTACTAACGTGACACCCTCGTGCTGTTTTAAGAATGTCAGAAATTTAGTTTAAGGCAAATTTGACTTCATCTTGGTTCAGTTCTTACATATATTCGTAATCagtatatttatgaaatatcatTTGTAGATACCATTATATATTTTGGGAAGATGCTTCCAgcgttattttagtatatttagttttgtatgatatatttgtagtatatatatttagtaatattggTATATTTGGTTGCCAAGGTACTAAAAATAACCcccaaaaattatttgattcaaaatattgataaaaactATAATGGTATCTAACTAATACAAAAATAGCACTGGTCCATTtgtatactattatagtatttatacgTTTTCCGTTTTTTTGTTATAGCatctatttttaatagtttaaatagttCAATTTAATTTCCTGTTTTAGCCGTTTTaagtataaacacattttttccatctcataattcaattttatttttattccagcTTTAATGTTTATTGACGTGGTTAACCAATACAACACAGAGTGGCATTTTTGCAGGACAAAGTGTGTTTGACCCGTTTGCCTGATTTTCAGAATGAAGGACCTGGACAGTTGGGCTCAGAGTGAAGTCCTCACCTTCCTGCTGCGCTATCGTCCTCGCAGCGACGACGAGTTGTTTGACATCCTCAGCCTGCTAGACGCCTTCCTCCAGAGCGCTCACGCGCACGTGGCGGTATCCACGCTCCGCCTCTTCCTTCACCTGGCCGCCGCCCACCCGGCCGTGCAGGCCGACGCCCTCCTGCGCTCGATCGCGCCCCTGCTGGCCGCTTGCGGCGCCGCGTCCCGTGAGCTCCGCTTCGCCGGCCTCTGTCACGTACAGCAGGTCATGCGGAGTCAGCCGGGCCTGTTCGGCACGCAGTACAAACGCTTCTTTTGTGGGTACTCTGAACCCGGTTACATTAAGTTTCGCAAGATGGAGatcctggtggagctggtgaaTGATGAAAACGTGGCTTTGGTTTTGGAGGAGCTGAGAAGCTACTGCACCGATGTGTCTCCCGAACTGGCCCAGGCAGCCATTGCCGCTATCGGTACAAGATGCTGCTTGTTTCTCTCGTTTGATTCAAATATATTTCCGGAGCAAATATTAAATTGG includes these proteins:
- the ap4b1 gene encoding AP-4 complex subunit beta-1 isoform X2, translating into MLRNIQISLLFLDGCVLSQFFKAPENPTMPYFGSEETVKELKRALSNPNVQADRLRYKNYITKVIRYMTQGLDVSALFMDMVKASATVDIVQKKLVYLYMCTYASDKPDLALLAINTLRKDCADPNPMVRGLALRNMCNFRMPGMTEYIEQPIVAGLQDKASYVRRVAVLGCAKMHSLQPNNEIDGAVVNELYALLRDSDPVVVVNCLRALEEILKDEGGVVINKPIAHHLLNKMKDLDSWAQSEVLTFLLRYRPRSDDELFDILSLLDAFLQSAHAHVAVSTLRLFLHLAAAHPAVQADALLRSIAPLLAACGAASRELRFAGLCHVQQVMRSQPGLFGTQYKRFFCGYSEPGYIKFRKMEILVELVNDENVALVLEELRSYCTDVSPELAQAAIAAIGRIARTYSEKCLHILTGLLALKQDHITSAVIQTFRDLVWFCPQSTAAVCQTVEACVDGPQDSEGKQALLWLLGEHGDQISSAPYVMEGYIDGLKTELSSAVKMELLSASVKMFLCRPAETQDMLGRLLHYCIEEESDVCVRDRALLYYRLLQRGAEETRKVVTGPKSDPSMSVLTGRQQEPISQWASTFNTLGPLAGRDFCLHTAALPAAGQPSSGAEKELLPESTDVTLSSPDDTEEEISLSLGPPLSHETFEKMWMDLEILHTQTLGCPRPRSAPDALQAALQLVKIQTLAFTPGDTVPWKAYIYTRSAGTLILAELLQGEPQGPGRDESLLVSVKQQPENQRATRGFVSILKSVLQTLNVDGS
- the ap4b1 gene encoding AP-4 complex subunit beta-1 isoform X1, whose translation is MLRNIQISLLFLDGCVLSQFFKVIQEAPENPTMPYFGSEETVKELKRALSNPNVQADRLRYKNYITKVIRYMTQGLDVSALFMDMVKASATVDIVQKKLVYLYMCTYASDKPDLALLAINTLRKDCADPNPMVRGLALRNMCNFRMPGMTEYIEQPIVAGLQDKASYVRRVAVLGCAKMHSLQPNNEIDGAVVNELYALLRDSDPVVVVNCLRALEEILKDEGGVVINKPIAHHLLNKMKDLDSWAQSEVLTFLLRYRPRSDDELFDILSLLDAFLQSAHAHVAVSTLRLFLHLAAAHPAVQADALLRSIAPLLAACGAASRELRFAGLCHVQQVMRSQPGLFGTQYKRFFCGYSEPGYIKFRKMEILVELVNDENVALVLEELRSYCTDVSPELAQAAIAAIGRIARTYSEKCLHILTGLLALKQDHITSAVIQTFRDLVWFCPQSTAAVCQTVEACVDGPQDSEGKQALLWLLGEHGDQISSAPYVMEGYIDGLKTELSSAVKMELLSASVKMFLCRPAETQDMLGRLLHYCIEEESDVCVRDRALLYYRLLQRGAEETRKVVTGPKSDPSMSVLTGRQQEPISQWASTFNTLGPLAGRDFCLHTAALPAAGQPSSGAEKELLPESTDVTLSSPDDTEEEISLSLGPPLSHETFEKMWMDLEILHTQTLGCPRPRSAPDALQAALQLVKIQTLAFTPGDTVPWKAYIYTRSAGTLILAELLQGEPQGPGRDESLLVSVKQQPENQRATRGFVSILKSVLQTLNVDGS